The genomic window CTCCTCGAGTATCGAATCGCGCGGGCCTCTCGAGAGGGGTGGGAACTCGAGCACGACTTCGGCGACCACGCCGTCATGGTGCGGCGGACGTTCGGGAGCGTGAACGAGCACCTGGCGGTCGCGCTGGTCACCGTCTGGTTCACGATGGGGATCGGCAACGCCCTCTGGGGCGCCTACCGGTACGTCGGCGACGCCGAGCGGACGATCCTGCGAGCCGATCGCGTCGAGGGGAGCGAGGCCGAGCGGACTCGAGGCGATACCGCGGTCGGCTCGCCGCTCCGCTGGCGGGCGATCGCCGGCGCCTGCTGGCTCGCGGCCGCGGTCGTCGCGCTGATCGCCCTCGAAGTCGCGGCCGCGGCGGCGAGCCTCGTGTTGTTCGCGCTCGCTGCTCTCTTCGCGACGCTGGGTGCGAGCGCCCTGCCGTCGGTTCGTCGCCGCCTCGAAGGGCGGCACTCGGTGACGGCGAACGGTCGGATCCGCTCGGTGGACGAGCGGACGGTCGTGGCCCCCGACCGCCCGTGCGCCGCCTGCGCGGACCCCGTCGGTCGCGGCGTCGAGCGAACCTATCGAAAGGAATTCTGTGCTCTCGGCGTGCCGCTGACGGTCTCGGAGGGGCGCAACTACTACTGTCGGGGGTGTACGAACGCCGAAACGCCCGGTCACGGCGAGCGGAACGCGACCGAGTCGGCCGCTCGCGCGGAGACGGACCGCGATCCGGAACCGGAGCACGCCTGAGAGCGCCGCCATCAGCGTGCAGTCGCCACTGCTTGTGTGAAATCCACTGCTGGGAGCCAGCACGAACGAGATTGACCCGAGTCGGCGGTTCGAGGCGCCTAGAGGACGCCCATATCGCCGAGGCGTTCGGGGAGATAGGTGTCCGTCACGAAGTCGAGCCCGTGGGACGCCAGCGACTGCTGTTCGGACTTCTTCTCGATGTCGAGTTGCAACTCGATCTGTTCCTCCCAGTAGTCGGTCTGGAACCGCGGGTCCTCGAGTTCGCTCTCTAAGGCGTTGATGTCCGAATCCGAGAGCGGGTCGGTCGGCAGTTCGTACTCGACGATGTCGGCGGGCTGGATACCGATGAACTTGGCCTCGGGCGTCGCGAGGTACTCGGAGAGGTGGGCCGACTTGATCGAACCGTAGGCGACGGAGCCGTAGATGCGGTACGACCACGGGTCGCCGTCGGTGAAGACCGTGACCGGCAGGTCGAGTTCGTCGTGGAGCCGCTTGGTGATCCGTCGGGTCGCACGGGCGGGCTGGCCCTTCAGGTGGACGATCAGCGCGTTGTACTCCTCGTCGAAGCCGTTCTCGACGAGGCGGTCGCGCATCCCGCCGGTCTCCACCGCGAGGATGAAGTCGGCGTCGCAATCGAGGAAGTCGATCGTGTCGGGGTTGTTCGGGATCTGGTAGCCACCTTCGCCGACGTCCTCTTGGCAGTGGATCTCGCGTTCGCCGCGGCGGGTCTGCTCGCGGAGGTGCAGCGGCCCCATGATCGTCGCGCCCGATTCCTCGGGGCGC from Haloterrigena sp. KLK7 includes these protein-coding regions:
- a CDS encoding zinc ribbon domain-containing protein; translation: MNYCPSCGAAIDRSTAEPRRRTAADEARGGRGGRRTESATGTTDRDLLEYRIARASREGWELEHDFGDHAVMVRRTFGSVNEHLAVALVTVWFTMGIGNALWGAYRYVGDAERTILRADRVEGSEAERTRGDTAVGSPLRWRAIAGACWLAAAVVALIALEVAAAAASLVLFALAALFATLGASALPSVRRRLEGRHSVTANGRIRSVDERTVVAPDRPCAACADPVGRGVERTYRKEFCALGVPLTVSEGRNYYCRGCTNAETPGHGERNATESAARAETDRDPEPEHA
- a CDS encoding DNA topoisomerase IV subunit A, producing the protein MSADNDQEQAREQLIDLAAQFYDQFELGEIPHMSVPTRTKNNIEYDEEEEVWVYGDRESTRSANSVSGARKLLKAVYTIEFLADQLEEDRSSTLRELYYLSESWDNEEAQFTSQDESNSMVEDLEIVSGVTREDFHMRPEESGATIMGPLHLREQTRRGEREIHCQEDVGEGGYQIPNNPDTIDFLDCDADFILAVETGGMRDRLVENGFDEEYNALIVHLKGQPARATRRITKRLHDELDLPVTVFTDGDPWSYRIYGSVAYGSIKSAHLSEYLATPEAKFIGIQPADIVEYELPTDPLSDSDINALESELEDPRFQTDYWEEQIELQLDIEKKSEQQSLASHGLDFVTDTYLPERLGDMGVL